A region from the Arachis ipaensis cultivar K30076 chromosome B01, Araip1.1, whole genome shotgun sequence genome encodes:
- the LOC107631660 gene encoding uncharacterized protein LOC107631660 isoform X2, giving the protein MTHLPPPTSTHNTTSANKMEKKRREIRGREMRDGDPESEGTARKKRRRRAWRWRLGTAAVQLFVAPSTSSSSHHCHVTKEGSPPFVPCRHHSRRERKQMRQRSCCRSHCCCRCRRDRGRSPPSGRVPLMVVNQTSPLMLEKNPRVAVLLSNPLFLKLGTDRMASSRATDIEGLFG; this is encoded by the exons ATGACTCACTTACCACCGCCAACCTCTACACACAATACAACTTCAGCAAAcaaaatggaaaagaaaagaagagaaatcagAGGAAGAGAAATGAGAGATGGAGATCCAGAGAGTGAGGGAACCGcgaggaagaagagaaggagaagggcGTGGCGTTGGCGGCTGGGTACCGCCGCCGTTCAACTCTTCGTCGCACCGTCCACGTCGAGCTCGTCCCATCACTGTCATGTCACGAAGGAAGGGTCGCCGCCGTTCGTGCCTTGCCGTCACCATTCGCGGAGGGAGAGGAAGCAAATGCGCCAGAGGAGCTGTTGTCGCAGCCATTGTTGCTGCCGCTGCCGCCGTGACCGCGGGCGTAGTCCGCCGTCGGGTCGTGTGCCACTGATGGTGGTGAACCAAACGTCGCCCTTGATGCTGGAGAAGAACCCCAGAGTTGCTGTTCTGCTTTCGAATCCTCTCTTTCTGAAATT aggTACAGACAGGATGGCTAGTTCAAGAGCTACGGACATAGAAGGCTTGTTTGGCTAG
- the LOC107631660 gene encoding uncharacterized protein LOC107631660 isoform X1, whose protein sequence is MTHLPPPTSTHNTTSANKMEKKRREIRGREMRDGDPESEGTARKKRRRRAWRWRLGTAAVQLFVAPSTSSSSHHCHVTKEGSPPFVPCRHHSRRERKQMRQRSCCRSHCCCRCRRDRGRSPPSGRVPLMVVNQTSPLMLEKNPRVAVLLSNPLFLKFSATLLLISATTSVGVDAVLGLL, encoded by the exons ATGACTCACTTACCACCGCCAACCTCTACACACAATACAACTTCAGCAAAcaaaatggaaaagaaaagaagagaaatcagAGGAAGAGAAATGAGAGATGGAGATCCAGAGAGTGAGGGAACCGcgaggaagaagagaaggagaagggcGTGGCGTTGGCGGCTGGGTACCGCCGCCGTTCAACTCTTCGTCGCACCGTCCACGTCGAGCTCGTCCCATCACTGTCATGTCACGAAGGAAGGGTCGCCGCCGTTCGTGCCTTGCCGTCACCATTCGCGGAGGGAGAGGAAGCAAATGCGCCAGAGGAGCTGTTGTCGCAGCCATTGTTGCTGCCGCTGCCGCCGTGACCGCGGGCGTAGTCCGCCGTCGGGTCGTGTGCCACTGATGGTGGTGAACCAAACGTCGCCCTTGATGCTGGAGAAGAACCCCAGAGTTGCTGTTCTGCTTTCGAATCCTCTCTTTCTGAAATT CTCCGCCACTTTGCTTCTAATATCTGCTACAACTAGTGTTGGTGTCGATGCTGTTTTGGGACTGTTGTAG